ATTTTTGTAGTTTTAAAACCAAAATAAAGTATGAGTTAATTTTATGATTTGTAAGTATAAATTGAAACTATAAACACTTGTTACAAACCAACTAATCACCCCTAAGATTACTTGAAAATGTTATAATCTAAGAATTCATCATACAATCACCAAAATAAGAAAAAAAAGGTGCTAAAATGCTTATATGGGTTACAACAAATCACAATTTCCTTGACTGGTCACATATGTCTAGTTTCAATACAAAGACCAAACCAACCTACATGAGAGAAATAAGCCTAAAAACTCTTTCTCTATGTCAAGTCAACGTAACAATGCCTTGGTTCCGTAGGGATCTTACAAGGCACCATATTTTTTTTTTTAACACAAACTTTCATTAATTATAACAAACGAAGAGTTAGGTGAGAGGCATAAAAGCTTTAACCATACAAAGAGCCTCTTTGGCAAGAGCATCAGCAACTACATTTTGGTTTCTAGGAATCCAAAAGAAAGAGACAGAAAAAGTTGGAGAACAACACAGGTTGGCTATGTCTGCAAGTACCCCATGGAGCTCCGATATGGGTTCCTGTTGGTGTATAGCTTTGATTAGCTGAGCAGAGTCAGATTCCAGTCGGCAGATAGGAAGATCGAGGGAGCGACAGGTTAATAGTGCTTCTCTAATGGCCAGACCTTCCGCCATTAAAGGGGAAGCAACATGCCGCATCACTTTCTTCTCTTGTTTCAGGGTCGTAGATGATTGCACTGTCCATCCAAGTCCCGCTATCTTATCTTCCTTTCGCCATGCGGCATCAGTGCGAATCATACTGTCGGCCCAGATAAAATGTTGCTCGCAGGTGCAGCAGCCGTATGTGTAGAAGAACCCTTCTCATTAACTTGTGTTTGTTCCCATTCTCTTGCTGCTTTGATTGCAAGTGTGAGAGCTTCTGTAGGTGTATTTGAGCTCCCGTTGAAGATGAATCTGTTGCGTTCCTTCCATATAGTCCAGAGGATCCATGGGAAGATAGGGATGGATACTAGGCCAGTTGGTGGGAGGCAAGGCTTTGCGCATAGAGCTGTCCATCTCTCTTCTAAATCTACTATTCCTGTAGGATCAAACCCTGTGACAAAAGGGGCGGCTAGTCATACCTGTTGAGCAAAAGGGCAATGAAAGAGTAGATGAATAATAGATTCAGAAGCTCCACAGCGTTTACATCGGGGGTCAACATCAATATGTCTCTCGACGAGACGTTCTCCTACAGGCAAAGCTCTTTTGAGGATTTTCCAAACGAAAGCTTTAACCTTAGGTGCTACTTTTAAGTTCCACACATTCTTGTGCCAGCGGGTTTGAATTGTGGAGATTGGTTCCCCTGTATTTTCCTCAAGTGCGGTCGCAAAGTAATAGCCAGACTTGGTGGAGTAGCTTCCTGTTTTTGTTCCCAGCCATACTAACTTGTCAGCAGCATTAGAGACACTTGGTTTTAGGGACAGTATATCGTCCTCATACTGAGGGAGGATCAATCTTATTTTTTTGATGTTCCACTCGCCATCTAAGCTTAAGCGTAAGTCCGCAACTGTGAGATTCACGATGGCTTCCGGTGCTGGTCCTTAAGGGCACTTCTGGGTGGAGAGATCGAGCAAGGGATCATACCAGATGTTGATGTCCTTTCCGTTTCCCACCATCCAGCCTAAGTTCTTCACCAGCAAAGCTCGCCCAACTAAGACGCTTCTCCACCCATGCGACGCCGCAGAGCTTATTTCACAGCTAAGTATATCTCCATTCGAATAATACTTACCCTTCAGCATTCTACCCAGTAGAGAGTCAGGCTTTTTGAACAATCTCCAGCTCAGCTTTGCAAGGGCGGCTTCGTTGTATCTTTGGAAGTCTCGGAAGCCAAGGCCTCCAAGAGCCTTTGGCTTGGTTAGAT
This sequence is a window from Brassica oleracea var. oleracea cultivar TO1000 chromosome C1, BOL, whole genome shotgun sequence. Protein-coding genes within it:
- the LOC106331828 gene encoding uncharacterized protein LOC106331828, whose product is MAWIAWSDLTKPKALGGLGFRDFQRYNEAALAKLSWRLFKKPDSLLGRMLKGPAPEAIVNLTVADLRLSLDGEWNIKKIRLILPQYEDDILSLKPSVSNAADKLVWLGTKTGSYSTKSGYYFATALEENTGEPISTIQTRWHKNVWNLKVAPKVKAFVWKILKRALPVGERLVERHIDVDPRWFDPTGIVDLEERWTALCAKPCLPPTGLVSIPIFPWILWTIWKERNRFIFNGSSNTPTEALTLAIKAAREWEQTQVNEKGSSTHTAAAPASNILSGPTV